The region tttatcttgatcaagcgggaccaccatccgatcgtacacctcgtacgcatcatgggtggatcggctctttgagccgattcacgggacaacttgagagccgatcgaggctcgtatttaacgtttacgtgtatgccatgcgagaaactaagcgaggcatcatccaacaccttcccgaccgggtataggtcgggtggcacgcccctgcatcggcatcggacgtgcgtgccgaaggctttgcgggccgtcgctcggagggaccagggccagccgcagtcctgggagattcccggctctacggtgttgcccgtcgctgcccgccggtgggtttctgaccgcaacagggccCTAATGGGAAAGTTAACTTATGATGGTGTCCTTTTAGGAGCTAAGCATGGGGTCTGGCTTCTCCACCATCGGGGACTAGGCTACTTGAGGTGAAGAGTCTATGTCAAAAAAAAAGAGGTGAAGAGTCCATGTCTCCGCCTCCGTGACCTTGAGAACAAAGACAATGCGGTCGCTGAGATAAAGCTACACTTACTCCCTTCATGGCATCTTTAGGCTAGGAGGATTTGACCAAAGGGCTTAGCGGCGCGGAGACCCGACATACCTCTTTCCCACAATGAGGAGGGATTAGAGATGGGTTCTAGCCGATGATGATCTCTTAAGATAGCAAGCATCTGCACGGGAGAATCTATCTCGGTGCGAAAAAGAAAGTTGTTTATAGCTCAAAGAAATTTGTACTTTTTTCAAATTGACCAAGCACCCACCCCAAGAGGAAAGGGGCGAAAAGATCAACCTAAGGATTTTTAACCCTAGGTTTGAGAAAAAATGGTTATACCTAGCCCAACTCTTTCTCTTCTATATATATGTGCATAGAGACACAAAGTTTTCAGGTTTTGTCAAAGAAATACTACTAGCAAGGCCCAAGCCCAAATACAGAAAGGCCCATGCCCATCTATAGCAAGGCCCATGTTAGAAATAAGAACATGAAACGTTACCAAGGCTCACAAATAAATGAGTGCTAACACGATATTAATTGGATTGCCTTTTCAGGTCGACATAAATAAAGTTGGTCACGAGATATTTGTCTCCCCTTCCCCGCACAAGACACAGATTCCCAGCGCACACAGAAAATATGTCCCCTCCTCTCTGACCAGAGGACCCACATTCGTGGGACCCACGTGTCATCGACAGCTGGCCTCCCTGGTGGAATCCGAAGTCTCCAGTCTCCAGTCTCCACACCCTTCGGCCTCCGCCTACTCGGCTACTCCCCAAAATTTCGATTCCCACTGTGCAAAGCTCAGAGCTCAAGCTCAGTTCCCCACTCCACTGTCGGCGaggcccaaaccctaaacccctgGCCGGGATCCAATGCCGACGCCCGCgaccgcggccgcggcggcgctgctgctgatcctcgcggcggcgggcggcgcggcggccaagACGACGATCGAGCCGTGCGCCAGCGCCGACTCCTGCACGGCGCTGCTCGGCTACACGCTCTTCGCCGACATGAAGGCCTCCGAGGTGGCGTCCCTCTTCCGCGCGGacccggcggcgctgctggccGCCAACGCGCTCGACTTCGCCTCCCCGGGCGCCGCCAACCGGATCCTCCCCGCCGGGCTCGCGCTCCGCGTCCCCACCCGCTGCGCCTGCAACGACGGCGTCCGCAGGTCCGTCTCCGTGCGCTACGCCGCGCGCCCCGCCGACACGCTCGCCACCGTCGCCGACGTCGTCTTCGCGGGGCTCGCCTCCGCCGACCAGATCCGCAGCGCCAACGGCCTCGCGCAGGAGGACCCCGACGCGCTGCTCGACGCCGGGCAGGTGCTCGTCGTCCCCTTCCCCTGCGTCTGCTTCAACTCCACCGACAACAACCTCCCCGCCGTGTACCTCTCCTACGTCGTCCGGGTCGGGGACACCGTCGAGTCCATCGCCGCCGGACACGACACCACCGTCACGGATCTCAGCAATGTCAATGCCATGGGAAGCCCCGTTGTGGCACCGGGCGACATTCTTGCGATTCCACTGCCAGGTAAAATCATCTCCCATAATAACACTGTGACATCTGCTTTCAGATATGGAACTGGGGCTATGCCCTGTTATTCTAAAAATGATCTCCCATTCTCCCTAAATAGGTCGTTGCCAGAGAACCTGACAACCTTAACAGGTCCACATTATTTTCTTACCAATTTTGCTACTATAAAACCACCTGCGGATATAATGTCACCACCACCAACACTTTTAGAGGCCTCTCTGTTTTATACTACTACTAGTTGCTAACCAGGTACAAAAAGACAAGTGTGAATGCATAGTTGTTCTGTAAAGCTTCAGATTAATGATGCTTTTGCCCATCTTTAGCTGGTTGTTAGAAATGACAAGCCTTTTATTATGGGAAAAATGCACGGGATTGGCTTTATATTGAAAGCTAAACATTGTTTGTATACTGcatactaggattagtacttggtATCagcctgatattaatatattgtcCTTCATCGAAAAGGCATACTGGAGTAGTTGATGGTCAGATGGTGGTGCTCTTGCTATTCAGAATCAGAAGTTTGGATTTTGACAGTTACTTTGATGATTAGCTGGGCCTTTTGGTTCATCTATGTGGAACTGTCTGCTTTATTGGCATATTAACTCAGAAGTCATCTTCCAGCTCGTACCGTGCTCACACTGATTAGCTGCTTTCTTTTCTTGGGTATCCTAGTATTGCCAAACCATACTTGCCCTCATGCACTTGTTCACCCTTCTTCTGCATCATTTCCCAATGTTGCAAAAGAGTTTGTGTAACTTCATTAGGCTGAGTCAAAACCCTGTACTGAATTGCCATTCTCTTCTGAATTTTCCACACTGTGAAGGGATTGCCACAAGCCTACACAA is a window of Lolium rigidum isolate FL_2022 unplaced genomic scaffold, APGP_CSIRO_Lrig_0.1 contig_25951_1, whole genome shotgun sequence DNA encoding:
- the LOC124680712 gene encoding lysM domain-containing GPI-anchored protein LYP6-like, with the translated sequence MPTPATAAAAALLLILAAAGGAAAKTTIEPCASADSCTALLGYTLFADMKASEVASLFRADPAALLAANALDFASPGAANRILPAGLALRVPTRCACNDGVRRSVSVRYAARPADTLATVADVVFAGLASADQIRSANGLAQEDPDALLDAGQVLVVPFPCVCFNSTDNNLPAVYLSYVVRVGDTVESIAAGHDTTVTDLSNVNAMGSPVVAPGDILAIPLPACASTFPNFASDYGLLVANGTYALTAGNCVECSCGPGSLDLYCTPASLAATCSSMQCSNSSLMLGNVTAQTTSGGCSVSSCSYGGLVNGSIVTSLSSGLQPTCPGPHQSPPLMEPSTAASHGSFLAPSPAPGPGEAGSAVPGSSEPGGSTNSAGNLSQAPSVHQLTVLILSLVLYLHM